The following proteins come from a genomic window of Rhodohalobacter sp. 614A:
- a CDS encoding YobA family protein — protein MMKTFLITFLAITFISCNTTDSGRPYKSDIKIFAEDPFITGKITHIGHKNTGQDSYLEILIEENPSVQEPLQSGGKKISLTLTQTTEIFSLKQNGNVYYYPKEDLKVGQIASGWLINGIVLDSYPQQGGAKRILVFKK, from the coding sequence ATGATGAAAACTTTTTTAATCACATTTCTGGCAATTACTTTTATTTCTTGCAATACAACGGACAGCGGAAGACCCTATAAGTCAGATATCAAAATCTTTGCAGAAGATCCATTTATTACCGGTAAAATTACCCATATTGGACACAAGAATACTGGACAGGATTCATACCTGGAAATTCTTATCGAAGAGAATCCATCCGTTCAGGAACCTCTTCAATCCGGAGGTAAGAAAATCAGTCTTACACTAACCCAAACCACCGAGATCTTTAGCCTGAAACAAAACGGAAATGTCTATTATTATCCCAAAGAGGATTTAAAAGTGGGTCAGATCGCAAGTGGCTGGTTAATAAATGGCATTGTTTTAGATTCTTATCCACAGCAAGGTGGTGCAAAACGAATCCTTGTTTTTAAAAAGTAG